From Proteus vulgaris:
CTAATTTGTCTCTCAGCTAATTCTGAGGATAATGCACTTAAAAATAAATATCTTTAATTTAAGATAACAAGAAATAAAATATCAAAAACCATTGAGCATTTTGGAATAAATGTATTGAAATATAAAAAAAGTAAAAAATACGACCTTTTGTTTTGGTTGTTATTTACTCTTATTTTTTTATTTGAGCATTTTATGCCTATGGCAGCACTAAATAGCAATTGAAAGCATCGGTAATTGATTCTACTATAGAACGTATATGTTTTATTATGATCTGTATATAAGGATTGGCGTGGGTATTGTAAAAATCTCTGATGAGTTACATGAGTATTTAAGAAAGGCAAGCAATGTAATGTCTCGCTCGGTTAATGCTCAGGCTGAATTTTGGATAAAAATTGGTATCCAAGCAGAGTTAAATCCAGACAAAACGTTCCCAATGATTATTAACGAAATGCTGGAAAAAGAAGCTATCAAGCAACAAGCAGAATAAGAGGAAAGGAATATGGATAAAATAACAATCAAAACGTCTGATGAAATTGAATTAATGCGCGAATCTGGACGTTTATTAGCACAAGTTTTTACAATGCTTGATGACTTTATTGTACCAGGTGTTTCTACATTAGAAATCAATGATAAAGTGGAAGACTTTATTATTAATGAACTCCACTCAAGACCAGCGAGTAAAGGCCAGTATGGTTACGAGTATGTGTTAAATACGTCAATTAATGAAGTTGTCTGTCATGGTGTACCAAAATCGGATGAACGACTGAAAAGTAAAGATATTATTAATGTTGATATCACATTAGAAAAGAATGGATTTATTGCCGACTCTAGT
This genomic window contains:
- a CDS encoding ParD-like family protein; the protein is MGIVKISDELHEYLRKASNVMSRSVNAQAEFWIKIGIQAELNPDKTFPMIINEMLEKEAIKQQAE